The nucleotide sequence CGGGGCTTGTAGAAGGGACCTGCTCAAATCTCGCAGTTCATCTGGAGTTTGGGGCGACCTAGCAGTTTCATCTGGAGGTCACAGGTAGCCTGGCAGCGAAGCCGGCTTCTCTTTGGTGTGCGTTGTTCGAGTTTGGGGGTTGCAGGTAAGTCCCGAGATTTGTTGTACTGACCATTTAGTATCCTGGCAGTCAGCGGTATGTGATTCACTGCACGAACTATGGCGACTCCATCATGCGTCGATATTGAACAGACACCCGCCGTCGTTGAGTGGGAATGGGAGGGCGTGACGCGTTCCTTGGCCACTCCAGATCCAGACAATGTCCCAATACGATTCACGATACATATTGATTCGACCCACGACAAGCATCGCGCTCATTTCGAGATAGTTGTTCCTGTCAAATTTAAAGACAAGCCGAGTAGTGCGGCAGTTTTCTTACGAATTAGCCCTTTATTCATCACTTATTTCCGCTTCTCTACAAACATTGACGCTTTGGACTCTTTAAAAAAGCAGCGGTTTAGCTGCGCTGCATGTCTTGAGTTCGAACTGAGCAACTCTATCGCCGTACTCGTCCCCAGCTACGTCAAAGAGCCAATATCAGCCGCCCGTCCACGCTCTGGCAAGGTTCTAGACTCTCTCTACGAGCTATCCCATGTCACTTCTCTACGAATATATATCCAGGATTCTCTGTTATCCCTCGACCAACTCAATTCCATCAGCGACAGAGCAACAAAGGGTCAGCTCGAGCCCTTTTCTGGCCCCGAGTATGACATTTCGCGCATGTTCAGTGGCAGCGGCGCAAAGGCTACAACACTCGTACCACCCAAACCTCCATCATATGAGAAAGCGACTAGCTCGCACCCGCCGAGCGCTCCCTCATATCAGCGTAAACGACCTCGACAGGACAGTCCCCAAGCGCTCGATAGCATCAGCCAAGTCTGGGACAGGCTACAGAAGCTAGAGTCCTTATTTCACAGCAAGGTTGGGGAGCTAACAGCTGAGAATGCTAAGCTCCGGGACCAGAAGCCAAAGCCCCACGAGCCGCAAGCTGAGACTACCCAGTCTACAGATCAGTCACAGGTGGTTAAAGAGCTGAGAGCTGAGAACACTCAGCTtcgtgaagaggttgagcgtttgaagaagaggcaggaggatcttgaggcAGAGGTCGCATCACTACAAACCGCACAAAGAAGTGAGAAAGATACAGAGGAAGTTGCAATAATAGAAATTCGAGACGACATTGAGTCACTGGAGCGTAGACTGTCTTGGGTTGAAAATGGAAAAGATGAATACTTCATGAAGCAACTAAAGCAAGAAATCTTTGACGAGTTAGCAACGCGTATCTTGGGCGGCTAGGGCTTGCATCAAGGTACAAAATCAATCCAAAAGATCAAGACACTTTACTGATACTCATCAGAATTGAACAATGACTGAGATACCAGTAAATGACGTTACGATCGCTGCTTTTTCAACATCACACAAACTTGACAAGACGAACAACCTTGATCTTCCCTGCGAGCATTTGTGTGTATCATACAGCGTGACCAATCATGCTCCATCGCAAGCGCAAATGACACAACCCAAAGACACAAGAGCAAAGAGAAACCAGACGTTCAAGAGTATAAGTCGCATACCATCAGGTTCAAAAAAAGTCATAGCTCGTTTATTGCCATACGCCCTCCTCTAGTTATGTTGCCAACCTGGATACCAAAAGAATTATCTATCTCAAAAAGTGACTGTTCTAGTCAAGCGCCTGATTAATGAAGCTCAGCTCCACCAGAGAGGAGAACGTTGACGAGCTCTTCGTCCTGAGCCCTCACTGCTACCTCGAGGGCCGTCATGTTGGCCGAGTCCCGAGCATTGATATTTGCTCCGTGATTCACGAGGAGTTCTAGAGCACTTGCACGTCGGAAGCGTACAGCGATGTGGAGGGGAGTTGTGCCGGAGCAGTCGCGCGAGTTCACGTCTGCGCCAGCCTTGATTAGCGAGAGGAGAATCCCCGTCGTTCCATTGCGGGCAGCGATGTGGAGTAGCCTAGATGGTCTACTGTTGAGATCGCTGGAGTCAGAGGTGAGTGAACTTGAAGACGCAGGCGGTGCTCGCGGCTCTGGGTTAGATATCCCTGGGGCTGggactgagactgagactgagagcTGACGAGGGCTAAGCGTGTCCACTAGTGAACCACTAAAACCAGGCCAGTCCTCATCGAGAGAAGAGGGCCAGGGCAGGGCAGTAGGGTCATCCAGGGGGCCGTCTAGTGCCCAGACGCCAAGGTCTTCCGACGCTTCGGCCCGTAGACAGGCGGAGTCAGAGccagaaccagagccagaaccAGAGCCTGAACCTGGACCTGGGCCTGGACCTGGACCAGGGTGTTGTGGCGGATGCAATAGCTGCGCCAAGTCCTGCGAAGTTGCTTCTGCAGTTGGCGTTGGCTGTACTGCGGCGTCCGCAGTAGCTTCGCTATGTTGCTCACGCTGCCGTTGGCGTGCTCCTAAGGCTTGTGAGCACAAGGTAGTTGCAGTGAGGTCGTAGTAACATACTCGATGCCCTCTTGGCGATTCTGTTGCGTTCGCGGAGACGCTGCGTTTCCTGCTGCTTGGGCGATGGGAAGAGGACGCAggcttcaagctcttccatTTCAATCGAGAGCCAAGAGATGGATGTTCACCCTGCTAGCGGCATAGAGCTTGGCTTTGGTGCACGCACGCACAAGTACAGTAGAAATTCAGCTTCCACGACCACCAGACTAAAGTTAGAAAGCGCCGAGCCTCAGGAGTGGCGGTCCATACTAATAAACGACGGTGATGGCGTATAATACGGCTTCACGGCACAATCCTTGGCGCTCAGGAACGGGCAAAACACGACTCTGAACGTGCCGGCGGAGGAGGTTTGCGCATTTTGGACCCCAAACACTCCAGGCGACAACATAAGAGAGCAAGGTTCTTGGCGGAAGTTAGCTACAGGTATGTTTGTTGTAGGCGTGTAATATACCGAATGAGGCAACTGGAGTGGCTGATTAGATCATAGAGGTATCATAACCGCGTTTGTCGGCCGTGCCGTAGACATATACAGACTAGACGGATTCCTTCTATATCCCAAAACAACAGGAGGCCGAGACGCCTTATATCAGAAGCTCCACTGATAAGAGAGGAGGCATGGGAATTAACAGGGCATAACTTGACATCTGCGATCCTACGCTAAACTGCATCGAATCTAGCTGGTCGATCTTATGGAGTTCTCAGTGAATATAATTCTCCGTAGCACGACAGGTCCCAACTTGGCTTCACCGTACCCCAAGGTAAAGTAGTGTAAGATCGAGAAGCCGGTCTGGTTGTCAAGAGAGTAAGCTTAAACAATAACTATATGTGAGCTTATGTTCAGTTGTGTCAGTGAACGATGTTGCTGGATACAGGTCCAGGTCGAGTCACAGACACACTTTTGTCCTGGAAATGAAGCATGTTGATGACCAATGGGATGACTGCCTGCCAGGACCTTTTGTTTACGCCGTTGCAGTTGGTGATGCAAGGTCAGAACAGCGGGCGTAACAGCGAATTAGGACTGCGCGCCTCGCTTGTAGTATGTAGACATGCACTGTTTGCTTAGGCGCGTTTGCCTCAGCATGTcgttttttttccttttgcCACAGGTacctgaagatgttgatccAGCTAACTGAACCGAGAAGTGATGACCATAGAGCACACCCGAACCAAACCAACAGTTCTGCGATTAGTTCTTGTTAGCACTATGGCGTGATTGATGATCCTTGCAGGGCTCATATGCGGCACGTTACTACATTTCTTACACGGCTGTATGGCGGGAGGATGACAATAAACTTGAGACTTTGATGTGGTGGGACAAAAGCACTAGACAAGTAAGGTACCTGGATGGTAGATATCGCTTGACACAGAGTATCAGGTCTCTTGACTCCTCGAGGCATGGTCAATGTGGCCTGAACGTTACCAGAATGGCTCTGACCTGGTGTGTATATCATGAGCTAGCGTCATGAGTGTAGATGCCTCCCTGTCTTCGAGCTGTCGAATATCACCATTAGTCACTTCAGGCGACCACTCTCAtatccatcatcatgtctcATTATGCATCCGAGGTCAAAGAAACCCCCCCAACAGATCGGCCGCAAACAATAGCCACTATCAAGTATCAGATCGATGATGGCGTGCGACATACCTCGGAACAAGCTTGGAACAGGGGCTACACCAACAACCCCAACGTAAAGCAGATTCCTGTACTATACCCTCTCCATGATCTGCGCGCAGTAGCTTTCCCCAACGGTGCAGACTGGTCTTGGTCACATTCTGCAGAGATCCTGAAGGACTTTGGCTTCACCGCTATCAAGTTTGACCCGAAATGGGCCAAAGTCGACGACGAGGTGCAGGCTGGAGATTACGACGATTTGAAGACTTTAGAGGAGACTTACTTCCCTGAAGTCAAAGATTCAGTACTTAAATTGACAGGGGCGGCGCGTGTCTTCATTACGAATAGCATCGTTCGAAGAGGTGATGCACCAGTTAAGAAACCTGTGAATGGAGCCGGTAGCTCGGCGACCGTCAATGGCAAAGACCAGAAGAGTGTACCTGATAATTACAAGGCATCAGATGAAACTCGACCAACGCATCTTGCATCCTCTGACAACTCGAGGCCTGCGAGAGGAGCACATGTAGACTATACGCCTGTTGGTGCTCGGCGCTCTATCCGTCGCTGGAGGCCTGACATTTACAAAGCCGCGCTTGAAGCTGGAATTATCGACGCCGAGGACAAGATATGTGCCTCAGCTAGCCTTGATGCTCAAGATAAAGCAAGCAACGATATCATCGATGCCAAGTATAACGCAGACGGCAAGCTGGGACCTCGATACGCAGCCTACAGCGTCTGGCGGCCCATGCGAACAGTCACGCGGGATCCGTTAGCGATGGCTCCTCGATGGTCATTTCCCCAGGATGGAGCATTAGGATTTCTAGGGTACGAGTCTAGAATGCTAGCTGCGCCTTCTATGGGCGGTGACTTTCTACGAGAGCTGGAGTCTGTGGTTATCAGCGAGGCAGACGCGAGAGCATACGAGGACTCGGGAGTAGTTGCTAGTGGAATGGAGAGTCCGAAGTGGTACTACCTCCCGGAGCAGAAGCCAGACGAGGTCATTGTGCTCAAGTTCTTTGATAGTGCTGCTCTGGGGGGAGGTTTGGTGTCTGGCGATGTTGGGGGTGCGCCTCATGCGAGTCCTGATCTTGGCGATACTGCTTACGGGCCAGCTCGTTGGAGTATTGAAGTTAGATGTATCGCCATATGGTGAAGGTTTGCAGCCCGGTGGTATCTTAAGGGGTTCATGTAGTTCAGAAGTCACAAGTGTTTTGTATCCCTATTAGGATATGTTCAATTAACCTTGGTGTTTTCCAAAAGGGCAAGAATACGCATATGCCATACATCTAGTTGCGTTTGTTGGTCCATATATGCTAAAGGTATATCAGAATCGTAGCACTATCCAGTATCTAATGTTCACCCTCATACTCTCATGCTGCAGTATGGTGGACTGATACCAAGTCACACCGACCAATCCACATAAATCGCCAATTGCGTCCTATTTACCTTACCCTTGAAGATTACCTTATGCATATAATACTTACATAAGTCAAGGCCTGAAGAGGCAAAGACCCGCGTATGACCCTGCAGAGTCAGAGGCAATGGTACCAAAGTGGACGTGCTCCCTCGTATCTAGCCATGCTCCCAGCAGACTTCGCTCCTCTGTTCTCTTCGCCCTATGCAGTCTGTCTATCTTGCTATTGTTCATTTCTTAACCCACATTTGCCAGCTCCATCTCTCCACGGCCCAGCATGAAAGAACGCAACACAAATGGACACACCAATGGGACCTCAGAGAACAAGCCATCGCGGCCCTCAACTAACGGGgttgtcaagaacaagccaaaATGGAGATTCGACACCATCCAGATCCATGCAGGGCTGGAAGAAGACCCAAAGTATGGCCACTGCACGCTGCCCATCTATAACACCGCCTCATTCAAATTCGGCTCTTCAGCTGCTCTTAACGTAGCATTGAGTGACATATCAAGCTCTCAAAACCATTTGTACACCCGTGTGTCTAACGTGAGTCTCTCTGCCAATGAGAATTCACCACTTTGTCTAACACGGATATGTAGCCGACTCACGATGGACTTGAGAAGCGCATTGCCGCCCTCGAGGACGGTCGAGATGCCCTCACTTTCTCATCGGGCAGTGCGGCAGTCTTGGGCGTCATCGCATCGCTAGCGGGAATGGGAGATAATGTCATCGTGTCTACGAGCATTCATAGCGGAACGTACCGCCAGTTCCGCAAGGCTCAGGCCCAGCTGTAAGTCTTTTGCTTGTTGGCATCAGGGGAAGCCTGTAGGCTAAATCGAGCCCACAGTGGTATCGAATCACGGTTATGTGATGTAAATGATCTGGAGAACGTCAAATCTCTTATTGACGACAAGACCAAATTCATCTTCACCGAGTCTCTCGGAAACCCCATGTTCTCCGTCCCCGACTTTGAAGCTCTCGCCGCAATCGCACATTCAGAACATGTCAAGATCCCCCTCGTGGTTGATGCAACACTCACCGCAGCTGGTTACTTCTGTCAGCCTGCTAAATGGGGCGCCGATATTCTCATCCACTCCGCGACCAAGTGGATAGGAGGCCATGGCACTACCCTCGGCGGTCTTGTTATTGAGACTGGGCGTTCAGATTGGCAGACTAATAAGATTCGCTTCCCAGGTCTCTATGGAGAGCTTCCGGGGCTGGAGGGTGAGCAGGATGATTGGTATGCAGCTGCTGGTGACAGGGCGTATATGCAGTATCTCAAGACTGAGTATATGCGTGATACCGGACCGTGCCTTGGTCCATTTGCAGCCCAGCAGCTATTCATCGGTAAGAAGCAAAACTACATCTTCCCATGAAGACGATTCTTAGTCTTACTAACCGTCATCAGGGGTAGAAACACTCTCAGTTCGCTGCGAGCGTCAGTCCAAGAACGCCGAGACCTTGGCCCTCTGGCTCCAGGACCATCCCCGAGTTGGCTGGGTGCGCTATCTAGGCTTCCGAGATCACCCTCATCACCAGCTTGCCCTCAAGTATTTCCAGCGGGGCTTCGGCACGGTCATTACGTTCGGGCTCAAAGGCGGCGCGGCGGAGGCTATCTCCCTGATCGACTCCTTTGAGATGATTATCAACACAACGAATGTGGGCGACTCCAAGACGCTGGTTGGGCACCACTGGTCAACTACGCATAAGCACTTCACCAAGCACGAGAATCTGTCTATGGGTGTGGATGAGGACCTTGTGAGGTTGTCGCTTGGGATAGAGGATGCGAGGGATATAATTGCGGACTTTGAGCAGGCTTTTGAAAGGACTGAAGACAAGCTATAGATGGACCTGGAGCTAGAGTGCTGGGTAGATGGTCAAAGGTACTAAGAATAAATGCATTTGCTGAAGTACATACATAGTTTTTATGGTGTCCTTATATACAAGCATACATCAGCTAATATCTACTCCTTCGTCGACCTAATGCCCCTTCCAGCCAGGATGTCGTTTCTTTCTGAATCCAGCCTATCCCTGGAGGTCTTGAACAAAGACGGCATCCCAGTCTTCTCGTATACCAGCCCCTGAGTCATGGCTGCAATGCCCTCCGCGGCCAAGAAGATAACAGGCATACCATGCCCGTGGAACCCAGCAATCACGAATACACCATGTCTACCTGGAACCTCTCCTACATGAGGAAGAGAATCAGTACTATACCACATAATCCCCGTCCAGACACGATCGACACGCGCGCCCGACTCCTCCCACCCGAGAAACGTCCGCTGCATGTAGTCTTCTTCAAAGTACCGCCGCGCTGGCTCAATGAGTTGCGTGTCGTCAACGTTGTTGTACCAGCTCCCTGGgtcattctcatcatacTTGTGGTGGGCGCCACCAACCACTATGCTGTTGTCATCTAGCTGCACCATATAGTTGTAGCCGGtcttgttggagatggcgtCCTGTTCCATTATGGCATAACTTGCGGCGCGGAGTTTTGGTATTGGCTTGCCCTTGGGGTCTGTAATGTGACATGCAAGTCCTTTGCAGGGCACGATAGAATTTTTGTACTCGGGGAGAAGTGCTGGAGTATAGGCGTTCGTGGCAATGACGACTTTTTGAGCTACCATAGTTTCCCCCGAGCGCATTTTGAGTATATGACCACCTGATCCAGAGTTCTCAACTGACACTACAGTAGTCTGAGTCTTTACTGAGAGTCCTATACAGACACAGCGCGCCAAAAGAGCCGTCAGAAGCTTGTAGGGCGACACCCGAGCTGCAGGCGTGGAGAAAtagccttttgcttctcgcAATCCTGTACGCTGAGGTGCATCGCCACCCTCGTAGAACTCCACCACATCCAGCAGGGAATTACTGAAAGGCGATACTTGCCTCAAGCCCTCGTATGCCTCACGGACCATGGAGACTTGTCCCGGGGTTGTGAGAACAGCGAGACTCTCCGTCTCCTCAAAGTCGCAGTCGATAGCTTCTTCCTTGATAAGGGCCCTTATCACGTCAAGATGACGGGCTTCAAATTGCACGATCTCAGCCGCCGCAGAGGCGCTGTACCTCTTGGAGTTGCTCGCAGCCCCCATCAGGTAGTCAGGGCGCAGATGTCCCCCATTCCGTCCTGTAGCGCCAGAACACGGATCCTTTGCCTCGAGGAGGAACACACTGGGTGGTGGAGAGGTTGTCTTCAGTATGTGGTATGCCGTAGCGATGCCTGAATAACCACCGCCCACGATAGCCACATCACATGAGCTTGGGAGAGGTTCGCTTGGTGCAGGTAGTTGTTGCTTCTGGGCTTCATGCTGCCAGTAAGATTGCGGTGATCCCTCCACAGGGAGGCCTGGGATGCTCATTGTGATGTGTGCTGCAATACCATAGACGAAGGATTAGAGCTGGGTGCGAACatgagaaggctgctgtAGCTAGGGTCAGTAGGCGATTACCTATACCGATGTCAACTTATGACAAAATGGTGTAATGTAGTGTCAGAACCGGTCTTTGACAGGAATGACTTGCATAAAATGGATAAGAGACAGAGCCAATGACCCCGCAGAATGTTGGCTTATACCAACTTACACCAATAATGATGCTGATTGGCGAACCCTGCATGAATGACACTGCATGCATACTCAAAGCGCAACCTTGGTGACGTCCAGTGTTTATGTCCAAAGCGATGTATTCTTCGCTCACAGGGCATGGACTAATTCGGGGACTTGAACGACATTCCAGCCCAACCGTTGGATAGCATGTTATATCAGAGGCTCAGAGGCACTAAAATTCTATTCAAACCCTTGCCTCAGGAACTATTCACCCATCCAAGTCGGCCAATATGTCAACAACAGCCACAATCACCAAAACAACTCAAGTCCCCTCACCCGAGTCCGCTGACTTTACAACCATCTCGTATACAAGGATCAAGCAAGGAGACGCCAGTGAGCTATCCGCTCTCCGAAGAGCATGTGAAAAGGACGGGTTCTTGTACCTGGATCTCCAGAATGCTGACGGAGAGGCTATACCGGTCATCAAAGAGGTACCATTGGTATATAAGGCCGTGAATAATTTCTTCCAGCTggacgaagatgagaagatgaagtaTGACGTCGACACAATCGGCCCCTGGAAGCTCAATGGGTGCGTTTATCCTCAACTTGGCACCAGTTTTGCTTGTATTCTGACTTGTTAAGTGTAGGTACACCCCTTTCGGGAGAAACGCGGGCCTGGCTGGAGATGGGAAGAAGCATGGCGTGGAAGGATATACAGTAGGTTTTCCGATAAGTTCATTCATCAGTAACTTGCGAATAACACCACCCTATCAGTTTCCCCGAGATGGTATATGCAACCCCATCGTAGACGGGCATCCTCTTTCCCTACCACAGGTACTGCAAGGCGAAGCCCCCCTTCTGGCCAACGTCATGGATAAGCTCCATGAGATTGGTATAGGACTGCTAGATGCCCTGGACCAGATCAGTCACGATGCAAGCACACCATTTGCGCCCAGACACCTCCCCACAGACCCTTCAACCTCATGCATGACAGTCCAGCGATACCCCTCCCTCTCAAGCGAAGGTCCCAACGCAGGCCTCAGCGCCCACACCGACGTCGGCAGCCTCACCATCCTTTTCTGCGGCGATCGCGGCCTGCAGACATTCAACCAGGACACGCAGGAGTGGCGGTCTGTGGAGCCTCGCAACGGCTGCGCGATTGTCAACGTAGGCGACTCGCTTCGCTTCCTCTCGGGGAGGAAGTTCCGGTCTGTGGTGCACCGCGTGGCTCCATACCCGGGGGAGACGATTGAGAATAGGTTCTCGTGTGCGTACTTTATGAGGCCGAGAATGGATGTTGAGTTTAGTGACGAGAAGGGTGAGCGGTGGAAGAGCATTGATTGGCATATGAGGAAGTATAAGAGTTACCGCGAGGCGGGCAAAGCGTCTTGAACTTGGGTTACGCCATGCAGGACGACTTATTTACATATTTACAGGTGGCTATCACAAGTTCTTTCCAGATAGAATACAGCCATTCATGATATCTGTCGATAGCACATTGGATGCTTTGTATTTTCCCCAACAGTCTGCTGACGGTCATGAGGCTAAACAAGTGCTGGCGATGCTGAGTGGTTAACTGCTACGTATAAATAGTGTAGCTCAGTATTATAACTCAAAGTCTTATGCCAGGTTCAAAGAAGTAAATTCTtggctttataatacttGTAACCATCTCAAGAATTTTATACTAAATTTTGACTCTTCTTGTAAATGTATCCATGTCTGTAGGTAGTTTACAGTGCCCAAGTTACCTGCTAAGgcaggaaagaaaactcaggacctaaATCCTAAATGATGAacagatttaggtaacttggaCCCAGCTAAGGAGACTGTTTGCTACCtatagtacctacctaactTTAGGATgtcttctcttgtcttgctccctgaggcctACTAACAGTACGCAGCACTTGCTGGAGACGACCACTTTCCCATCAACATTTTAATTGCCACTGCCTTCATCTCAACTATGTacacaacaacatcaccatcatcatcatcatcaccacgatCATTATATAAAGGATCTGCCAGCTCATCATGTCGTTCCCGAAATTCCTCCAGCTTCCTACAGAAATACGGCTCTACATTTAGGACATCGCCGTGCGTAGTCACTTGGACGAGCCAACCGCTCACTTCGCTGACTTCTTGAACAATCCCTCCGCACTTCCGCAACTGCAGCTTATACCCACTTCGAACGAGGGCCTCGATGAGCCTCTGAACCCGCCGGGAATACTTACAGCATTGATGAGAGCCTGTGGGACCTCAAAGGAAATAACGGAGACAATTGTAAGGAGGTGGCGGCCCCAAAGTCACCTGTGGCTTGCTTATATGCAGAGGCATACAATCCGCAGCTATACTGGTTTGCGCTTCGCTATTCCACCCAATGCACGGGCAGGGCCAGCGGGTGAGTTAATTGATGTCTCCAATGACCTTATCATTGTCTACCGACTTCCCGGTTCCACGACTCAGAAGACATTCCCCACAGTCGAGTCTATCGGCAGTCTTTACGAACATGACCCTCGGAGCAACCTTTCTCACTGGTCTTCGGGCGTTGCCTCCTTCGACGCTAGATTTCCTCTTGGGTATCAGGCGGAATTCCTTAAACCATTCCCCCAACTTCGAGTTCTGTacatcatcgtcaagccCGAGGATATCATTGGGCAGGTTGTCAACCCACGACGGTCCAGCATGACGAACTACCATCGGGATTACACACAAACTGTACATCAGTTCCCTCCGAAGACTTTCAACGCCCGTCAGAGAATTTACTTTGAGATGCCAGAAATGAGTTGTATGGGCTTGGAATGGCTCTACGACGTGATAAAGCAGAGGTCGAGCCCAATATTGCCCTCGCTTGTCATCCGGGTCATGACGTGGAAACATGCTCCAGGAGTCCGAGGGCGCTTCGATCGCGATGAATAGCGATTAATAGTAACCGTTTTCAAGGCAAGAAAGTAGCGAGATAATAGAATATTCATGCTCCAAGATTGCCAAAGTTTAAACGAGTTTTATAAATGTAATCATTAATCCTAAGGCTGTTCCAAGAGATTTAACAAGTAAGGTctaagctttataaacttGCAATTAATTCAAGAACGCTCTTCTAAAATTGGAAGATATTTCAATACAAGCGTTAGTTAATGGAGTGAAGTCGGCGATGTAGGTTAAACCTCCGGCCCGTGCGGGAAAATCACGGACCTGACCCATATTATTTTTCTTCGCAAAACCTCCAAACCAATCCGTTCCGGCGCATTTGATCCGATCCATCCATGATCAATTACGCCATTTTCTGTATCCTTGCAATTGAATCTCTCGAACCGTCACCCAGTTCTTCTCGACGACAACACCgcacatcatcctcatcatggcAGACAAAGACGCCTGTCCCGTCGATCACAAATCCCGCGAAGCATGGCTCGCCCAAGCCCGTGAAGCCGAAGccgcaaaagcaaaagcagctGGATGTCCAGTCGACCACACAGCGCAAGCACAGTCGAAATCATGGTCTCAAACATTCTCGTCATATCTCCCATGGTCCTCGAGCAGACCTACACCGCCGCCTACACAAATTCCTTCGAACGATGGTCTAGATACTGATCGCGTTGTATCCACAATTCCACGTACCTCTGGCGGACCTGCGGCGTGTCCGGTCGATCATGGAAAGGAACCTGCGAAGCCTGCGAATCACGAAATGGAGACTGGTTTAGATCCCTCTGGAAATTGGGTTTATCCTTCGGAGAAGATGTTTTTCGATGCGATGAAGCGGAAGGGTTACGATGCGAGGGTAGCGGACATGAAGACTGTTGTGCCGATTCACAATGCTGTTAATGAAAGAGCTtggaaggagatcaaggagtGGGAGGCGCCGTACCTCAAGGGCACAAAGTAAGGCTACATCATCTCTGTTAGTACGAGGGGAACTAATTGTGTTAGATGCGATGGCCCCAAGCTCGAATCTTTTGCCAACAAGATGGATCGCATGACTCCCACCGCTCGCTTCAATACTATACTC is from Fusarium musae strain F31 chromosome 4, whole genome shotgun sequence and encodes:
- a CDS encoding hypothetical protein (EggNog:ENOG41), producing the protein MSIPGLPVEGSPQSYWQHEAQKQQLPAPSEPLPSSCDVAIVGGGYSGIATAYHILKTTSPPPSVFLLEAKDPCSGATGRNGGHLRPDYLMGAASNSKRYSASAAAEIVQFEARHLDVIRALIKEEAIDCDFEETESLAVLTTPGQVSMVREAYEGLRQVSPFSNSLLDVVEFYEGGDAPQRTGLREAKGYFSTPAARVSPYKLLTALLARCVCIGLSVKTQTTVVSVENSGSGGHILKMRSGETMVAQKVVIATNAYTPALLPEYKNSIVPCKGLACHITDPKGKPIPKLRAASYAIMEQDAISNKTGYNYMVQLDDNSIVVGGAHHKYDENDPGSWYNNVDDTQLIEPARRYFEEDYMQRTFLGWEESGARVDRVWTGIMWYSTDSLPHVGEVPGRHGVFVIAGFHGHGMPVIFLAAEGIAAMTQGLVYEKTGMPSLFKTSRDRLDSERNDILAGRGIRSTKE
- a CDS encoding hypothetical protein (EggNog:ENOG41) — protein: MADKDACPVDHKSREAWLAQAREAEAAKAKAAGCPVDHTAQAQSKSWSQTFSSYLPWSSSRPTPPPTQIPSNDGLDTDRVVSTIPRTSGGPAACPVDHGKEPAKPANHEMETGLDPSGNWVYPSEKMFFDAMKRKGYDARVADMKTVVPIHNAVNERAWKEIKEWEAPYLKGTKCDGPKLESFANKMDRMTPTARFNTILGYTAPFDRHDWVIDRCGTRVDYVIDFYAGRPDGKGGPSFYLDVRPKLNTWEGVKMRAKRWAFLA
- a CDS encoding hypothetical protein (EggNog:ENOG41); the encoded protein is MEELEACVLFPSPKQQETQRLRERNRIAKRASRARQRQREQHSEATADAAVQPTPTAEATSQDLAQLLHPPQHPGPGPGPGPGSGSGSGSGSGSDSACLRAEASEDLGVWALDGPLDDPTALPWPSSLDEDWPGFSGSLVDTLSPRQLSVSVSVPAPGISNPEPRAPPASSSSLTSDSSDLNSRPSRLLHIAARNGTTGILLSLIKAGADVNSRDCSGTTPLHIAVRFRRASALELLVNHGANINARDSANMTALEVAVRAQDEELVNVLLSGGAELH
- a CDS encoding hypothetical protein (EggNog:ENOG41); this translates as MSTTATITKTTQVPSPESADFTTISYTRIKQGDASELSALRRACEKDGFLYLDLQNADGEAIPVIKEVPLVYKAVNNFFQLDEDEKMKYDVDTIGPWKLNGYTPFGRNAGLAGDGKKHGVEGYTFPRDGICNPIVDGHPLSLPQVLQGEAPLLANVMDKLHEIGIGLLDALDQISHDASTPFAPRHLPTDPSTSCMTVQRYPSLSSEGPNAGLSAHTDVGSLTILFCGDRGLQTFNQDTQEWRSVEPRNGCAIVNVGDSLRFLSGRKFRSVVHRVAPYPGETIENRFSCAYFMRPRMDVEFSDEKGERWKSIDWHMRKYKSYREAGKAS
- a CDS encoding hypothetical protein (EggNog:ENOG41), with protein sequence MATPSCVDIEQTPAVVEWEWEGVTRSLATPDPDNVPIRFTIHIDSTHDKHRAHFEIVVPVKFKDKPSSAAVFLRISPLFITYFRFSTNIDALDSLKKQRFSCAACLEFELSNSIAVLVPSYVKEPISAARPRSGKVLDSLYELSHVTSLRIYIQDSLLSLDQLNSISDRATKGQLEPFSGPEYDISRMFSGSGAKATTLVPPKPPSYEKATSSHPPSAPSYQRKRPRQDSPQALDSISQVWDRLQKLESLFHSKVGELTAENAKLRDQKPKPHEPQAETTQSTDQSQVVKELRAENTQLREEVERLKKRQEDLEAEVASLQTAQRSEKDTEEVAIIEIRDDIESLERRLSWVENGKDEYFMKQLKQEIFDELATRILGG
- a CDS encoding hypothetical protein (EggNog:ENOG41); translation: MKERNTNGHTNGTSENKPSRPSTNGVVKNKPKWRFDTIQIHAGLEEDPKYGHCTLPIYNTASFKFGSSAALNVALSDISSSQNHLYTRVSNPTHDGLEKRIAALEDGRDALTFSSGSAAVLGVIASLAGMGDNVIVSTSIHSGTYRQFRKAQAQLGIESRLCDVNDLENVKSLIDDKTKFIFTESLGNPMFSVPDFEALAAIAHSEHVKIPLVVDATLTAAGYFCQPAKWGADILIHSATKWIGGHGTTLGGLVIETGRSDWQTNKIRFPGLYGELPGLEGEQDDWYAAAGDRAYMQYLKTEYMRDTGPCLGPFAAQQLFIGVETLSVRCERQSKNAETLALWLQDHPRVGWVRYLGFRDHPHHQLALKYFQRGFGTVITFGLKGGAAEAISLIDSFEMIINTTNVGDSKTLVGHHWSTTHKHFTKHENLSMGVDEDLVRLSLGIEDARDIIADFEQAFERTEDKL